In Apium graveolens cultivar Ventura chromosome 10, ASM990537v1, whole genome shotgun sequence, the following are encoded in one genomic region:
- the LOC141693184 gene encoding glutamate receptor 2.7-like, translating into MCFLLLTKSTTGVTSNMKVDHNCSMNNHLILGGIGGVLDLSSRVGKDQKIAMELAVQDFYISTCYNLPIYLSDLRGNSGHTASQVMKLVEEKQVQAIMGILTLEEASLVSGFNNGTTVISLAPTAISPLQSAVPPLFIHMSHDIRIHVKCIAALVGHFRWRKLTTIYEQRNTFSTETDFMITELSESLQYVDSTIEHHYTFPPISSLDNPTTFISNELVKLKSLNNRVFVILKSSLQFATLLFERANQMGMMGNGYVWIISDDISSLLDSIGQPVISNMQGVIGFKSNFVDTGDSFEAFKLRFRVKYISEYPEEEHLNPSINALRAYDATWMIAKAMSTSEGRNKSKILFENILSSNFIGLSGKISFNNGNLKESPTFQVMNVIGKSYREIAIWSPEFGFSVNSKEGEGRKMRIGNELAGELGSVYWPGGAQSVPRGWRLGNKEKPMKIGVPARGAFNQFVNVRYDQNHNEMNVAGFSIEVFEAAVRQLAYNFSYVFVPYYGSYDEMVADVYNQSLDAAVGDTEIMADRYKIAEFSQPYMESGLVMVVTVRPDSTNESFMFLRAFTMKMWLLMAVMSLYTGFVVWLTENVESNPDFESSSVYHHVGKMLWFSVTVLSFAQRESIKSNLSRFVLATWLFVVVVVTVCFTASLTSIITVQRIQASPVSIEYLQRTNAAVGCNGNSFIVQYLINVLDFKAENIKKINSIKDYPEAFEKGEIQAAYFVAPHAKVFLAKYCQGYTTAGPSYKLGGFGFVFRKGSPLVNDISEAILKVSESGKILELEKHMLSFSNCNSSSIGISSGDTSLGPEPFSGLLIISGCISAAAFLISIARLLTMRPLILRFALGTLLRRRVGRWTSSILSRRSDTTFTSQSSERADNTTPEMQQNSIAIELAASNQTLDINNVQQQSV; encoded by the exons ATGTGCTTTCTCTTGTTGACAAAATCAACCACCGGAGTAACAAGTAACATGAAAGTGGATCATAATTGCTCAATGAACAACCATTTGATCCTTGGAGGCATAGGTGGTGTGCTTGATCTGAGCTCTCGGGTAGGTAAAGACCAAAAAATAGCTATGGAGCTGGCTGTCCAAGATTTTTATATCTCAACTTGCTATAACCTGCCTATCTATCTTAGTGATTTGCGCGGAAACTCTGGCCACACTGCCTCTCAAG TGATGAAACTTGTTGAAGAAAAACAAGTTCAGGCGATAATGGGAATATTGACGTTGGAAGAAGCTTCCCTAGTCTCAGGATTCAACAATGGCACCACTGTTATTTCTCTGGCTCCAACTGCCATTTCCCCACTTCAGTCAGCAGTGCCTCCGCTTTTCATACATATGAGCCATGATATTCGAATCCATGTGAAATGCATTGCAGCATTAGTAGGACACTTTCGGTGGAGAAAGTTGACAACTATTTATGAGCAGAGGAATACTTTCTCCACTGAAACTGATTTTATGATCACAGAACTCTCCGAGTCTCTTCAGTATGTTGATTCAACCATCGAACATCACTATACTTTTCCTCCTATATCTTCTCTTGATAATCCGACCACCTTTATTAGCAATGAGCTAGTGAAGCTGAAAAGCCTTAACAATAGGGTCTTTGTCATACTTAAGTCTTCATTACAGTTTGCTACCCTGCTTTTTGAGAGAGCAAACCAAATGGGAATGATGGGAAATGGCTATGTTTGGATTATTTCAGATGATATTTCCAGTCTACTCGATTCAATAGGACAGCCAGTGATATCTAACATGCAAGGTGTGATTGGTTTCAAATCAAACTTTGTGGACACTGGTGATTCTTTTGAGGCTTTTAAGCTTAGGTTCCGAGTGAAGTACATATCAGAGTACCCTGAAGAAGAGCATCTAAATCCTAGCATCAATGCATTACGTGCATATGACGCAACTTGGATGATTGCCAAGGCCATGTCAACTTCAGAAGGAAGGAACAAGTCAAAAATCTTGTTTGAGAACATCTTATCTAGCAATTTTATAGGCCTTAGTGGAAAAATAAGCTTCAACAACGGGAATCTAAAAGAATCACCAACATTCCAAGTTATGAATGTGATCGGTAAAAGCTATAGAGAGATAGCAATCTGGTCACCCGAGTTTGGTTTCTCAGTTAATTCTAAAGAGGGGGAAGGAAGGAAGATGAGAATTGGAAATGAATTAGCGGGAGAATTAGGTTCAGTTTATTGGCCTGGTGGGGCACAGTCAGTTCCACGAGGATGGCGTTTAGGTAACAAAGAGAAACCAATGAAGATAGGAGTTCCTGCTAGGGGTGCTTTTAATCAGTTTGTAAATGTGAGGTATGATCAGAATCACAATGAGATGAACGTGGCTGGATTTTCAATTGAAGTATTTGAAGCTGCAGTTAGACAACTTGCCTACAACTTCTCATATGTATTTGTTCCCTACTATGGCTCATATGATGAAATGGTGGCTGATGTTTATAACCAG AGCTTGGATGCAGCTGTTGGTGATACAGAAATAATGGCAGATCGATACAAAATTGCAGAATTTTCACAACCATATATGGAATCTGGACTCGTCATGGTAGTGACTGTCAGACCAGATTCCACAAATGAAAGTTTCATGTTCTTGAGGGCCTTTACTATGAAAATGTGGCTTCTGATGGCGGTAATGAGCTTATATACAGGATTTGTTGTCTGGTTGACTGAAAATGTTGAAAGCAATCCAGATTTTGAAAGCTCGTCAGTATATCACCATGTGGGAAAAATGCTTTGGTTCTCTGTCACAGTTCTATCCTTTGCACAAA GAGAATCAATTAAAAGCAATTTGTCTCGATTTGTGTTGGCGACATGGTTATTTGTAGTTGTCGTGGTGACAGTATGTTTCACTGCAAGTCTTACTTCCATTATCACTGTCCAGAGAATCCAAGCATCTCCTGTTAGTATTGAATACCTCCAGAGGACTAATGCAGCTGTGGGATGTAATGGAAACTCTTTCATCGTTCAATACTTAATCAACGTTCTAGATTTCAAGGCAGAGAATATTAAAAAGATCAATTCGATCAAGGACTACCCAGAAGCCTTTGAAAAGGGAGAAATTCAAGCAGCTTACTTTGTCGCTCCTCACGCAAAAGTCTTCCTTGCAAAATATTGCCAAGGCTATACCACAGCTGGGCCTAGCTACAAACTTGGCGGCTTTGGATTTGTTTTTCGCAAGGGTTCACCTTTAGTTAATGACATTTCAGAGGCAATTCTCAAAGTGTCGGAAAGTGGAAAGATACTTGAATTGGAGAAACATATGCTTTCTTTTTCAAATTGCAACTCATCATCAATTGGTATATCCTCGGGTGATACAAGTTTAGGCCCGGAGCCTTTCTCTGGCCTATTAATAATATCAGGTTGCATATCTGCTGCGGCATTTCTGATCTCAATTGCTCGTCTTCTTACCATGCGTCCTCTAATCTTGAGGTTTGCGCTAGGAACACTATTAAGGAGAAGAGTTGGTAGATGGACCTCATCAATTCTCAGTCGTCGAAGCGACACAACATTTACATCTCAATCCTCTGAAAGAGCAGATAACACAACCCCTGAAATGCAACAAAACTCAATAGCCATAGAATTAGCAGCCTCGAACCAAACATTAGATATTAATAACGTTCAGCAGCAGAGTGTTTGA
- the LOC141688901 gene encoding protein DCL homolog, chloroplastic-like, with translation MAYCCVSLQRLHLDKKPIFTNLSSYSSASITLSLPCNSPRFNALKATTSNEDSYGSDLLRKPAGRDFDDDDEEEEESKQEEEIVDWEDKILEDTVPLVGFVRMVLHSGKYESGDQLSPEHEKTILERLLAYHPECEKKIGSGVDYITIGYHPDFERSRCLFIVRKDGELVDFSYWKCLEGLIRKKYPLYADSFIPRHFRRGRRID, from the exons ATGGCTTATTGTTGTGTGTCACTCCAAAGACTTCATCTTGATAAAAAACCCATCTTTACAAACTTATCCTCTTATTCTTCTGCTTCTATAACCCTTTCTTTACCTTGTAATTCACCCCGTTTTAATGCCCTCAAAGCTACAACTAGTAATGAAGATTCTTATGGTTCCGATTTGTTGCGAAAGCCAGCTGGTAGagattttgatgatgatgatgaggaggaggagGAGAGTAAACAAGAAGAGGAAATTGTTGATTGGGAAGACAAGATTTTGGAAGATACTGTTCCTCTTGTTGGGTTTGTTAGGATGGTTCTACACTCTGGCAA ATATGAAAGTGGTGATCAGTTAAGCCCAGAGCATGAGAAAACTATCCTAGAGAGGCTGCTTGCGTACCATCCAGAGTGTGAGAAGAAGATTGGAAGTGGTGTTGATTACATTacg ATTGGCTATCATCCTGATTTTGAAAGATCACGTTGTTTGTTCATAGTCCGGAAGGATGGTGAACTGGTAGACTTTTCTTACTGGAAATGCTTAGAAGGGTTGATCAGGAAAAAATATCCACTGTATGCTGACAGCTTTATTCCTAGGCATTTTCGGCGGGGTAGACGTATTGATTGA